The Callospermophilus lateralis isolate mCalLat2 chromosome 3, mCalLat2.hap1, whole genome shotgun sequence genome has a segment encoding these proteins:
- the Adissp gene encoding adipose-secreted signaling protein: MAAANKGNKPRVRSIRFAAGHDAEGSQSHVHFDEKLHDSVVMVTQEGDSSFLVKVGFLKILHRYEITFTLPPVRRLSKDIREAPVPSLHLKLLSVMPIPEGYSIKCEYSAHKEGVLKEEMLLACEGGTGACVRVTVQARVMDRHHGTPMLLDGVKCVGAELEYDSEHSDWHGFD; encoded by the exons GCAATAAGCCCAGAGTCCGGAGTATCCGCTTTGCAGCAGGCCATGATGCCGAAGGCTCCCAGAGCCATGTCCACTTTGATGAGAAGCTACATGACTCAGTGGTCATGGTCACCCAGGAGGGTGACAGCAGCTTTCTGGTCAAG GTTGGCTTCCTGAAGATCCTGCACAGGTATGAGATTACCTTCACTCTGCCCCCAGTGCGCAGGCTAAGCAAGGACATCCGGGAGGCACCTGTTCCCAGCCTTCACCTCAAGCTCCTCAGCGTCATGCCCATCCCTGAAG GTTACAGCATCAAGTGCGAGTACTCTGCACACAAGGAGGGCGTCCTCAAAGAGGAGATGCTCCTAGCCTGCGAGGGTGGCACTGGTGCCTGTGTGCGGGTGACGGTACAGGCACGTGTCATGG ACCGACACCACGGCACACCCATGCTACTGGACGGTGTCAAGTGTGTGGGTGCAGAGCTGGAGTACGACTCTGAGCACAGTGACTGGCATGGCTTCGACTGA
- the Hspa12b gene encoding heat shock 70 kDa protein 12B — protein MLAVPEMGLRGQYIGSSPERSPVPSPPGSPRTQESCGIAPLTPSQSPKPEARAPQQASFSVVVAIDFGTTSSGYAFSFASDPEAIHMMRKWEGGDPGVAHQKTPTCLLLTPEGAFHSFGYTARDYYHDLDPEEARDWLYFEKFKMKIHSTTDLTLKTQLEAVNGKKMPALEVFAHALRFFKEHALQELREQCPSLPERDTVRWVLTVPAIWKQPAKQFMREAAYLAGLVSREDAEQLLIALEPEAASVYCRKLRLHQLMDLSSRTPGGGRLGERRSIDSSFRHAREQLRRSRHSRTFLVESGVGELWAEMQAGDRYMVADCGGGTVDLTVHQLEQPHGTLKELYKASGGPYGAVGVDLAFEQLLCRIFGEDFIATFKRQRPAAWVDLTIAFEARKRTAGPHRAGALNISLPFSFIDFYRKQRGHNVETALRRSSVNFVKWSSQGMLRMSCEAMNELFQPTVNGIIQHIEALLARPEVQGVKLLFLVGGFAESAVLQHAVQAALGARGLRVVVPHDVGLTILKGAVLFGQAPGVVRVRRSPLTYGVGVLNRFVDGRHPPDKLLVRDGRRWCTDVFERFVAAEQSVALGEEVRRSYCPARPGQRRVLINLYCCAAEDARFITDPGVRKCGALSLELEPANGDRDSTGAAPGRREIRAAMQFGDTEIKVTAVDVSTNRSVRAAIDFLSN, from the exons GTTCCAGCCCAGAGCGATCACCAGTACCTAGCCCACCTGGCTCCCCAAGGACCCAGGAGAGCTGTGGCATTGCCCCCCTCACACCCTCACAGTCTCCA AAGCCTGAGGCCCGAGCCCCGCAGCAGGCTTCCTTCTCCGTGGTGGTGGCCATTGACTTCGGCACCACATCCAGTGGCTATGCCTTCAGCTTTGCCAGTGACCCTGAGGCCATCCACATGATGAG GAAATGGGAGGGTGGGGATCCAGGCGTGGCCCACCAGAAGACCCCTACCTGCCTGCTGCTGACCCCAGAGGGAGCCTTTCACAGTTTCGGCTACACTGCCCGTGATTATTACCACGACCTAGACCCTGAGGAGGCACGGGACTGGCTATACTTCGAGAAGTTCAAGATGAAGATCCACAGCACCACT GATCTCACCTTGAAGACCCAGCTAGAGGCCGTAAACGGAAAGAAGATGCCAGCCCTGGAGGTGTTCGCCCATGCCCTTCGCTTTTTCAAGGAGCACGCCCTTCAG GAGCTGAGGGAGCAGTGCCCGTCTCTACCAGAGAGGGACACTGTGCGCTGGGTGTTGACGGTGCCTGCTATCTGGAAACAGCCGGCCAAGCAGTTCATGCGGGAGGCTGCCTACCTG GCTGGCCTGGTATCTCGAGAGGATGCAGAGCAACTGCTCATTGCCCTGGAGCCTGAGGCTGCCTCTGTCTACTGCCGAAAGCTGCGCCTGCACCAGCTCATGGACCTTAGTAGCCGGACCCCGGGGGGTGGGCGCTTGGGTGAGCGCCGCTCCATTGACTCTAGCTTCCGTCATG CCCGTGAGCAGCTGCGAAGGTCACGCCACAGCCGCACATTTCTGGTGGAGTCAGGAGTAGGAGAGCTGTGGGCAGAAATGCAAGCAG GAGACCGATATATGGTGGCAGATTGCGGGGGAGGCACTGTGGACCTGACGGTGCACCAACTGGAGCAGCCCCATGGCACCCTCAAGGAGCTCTACAAGGCATCTG GCGGCCCCTATGGCGCTGTGGGCGTGGACTTGGCCTTCGAGCAGCTGCTTTGTCGCATCTTCGGTGAGGACTTCATTGCGACCTTCAAAAGGCAACGGCCAGCGGCCTGGGTAGATCTCACCATCGCCTTTGAAGCCCGCAAACGCACGGCGGGTCCGCACCGTGCGGGGGCGCTCAACATTTCACTGCCCTTCTCCTTCATTGACTTCTATCGCAAGCAGCGAGGCCACAACGTGGAGACAGCCCTGCGCAGAAGCAG TGTGAACTTCGTGAAGTGGTCCTCTCAGGGGATGCTCCGGATGTCTTGTGAGGCCATGAATGAGCTTTTTCAGCCCACCGTCAATGGTATCATCCAACACATAG AGGCGTTGCTGGCGCGGCCAGAGGTGCAGGGTGTGAAACTGCTGTTTCTGGTGGGCGGCTTTGCCGAGTCTGCGGTGCTACAGCATGCAGTGCAGGCAGCGCTGGGCGCCCGTGGCCTGCGCGTTGTGGTCCCACACGACGTGGGCCTCACCATCCTCAAGGGCGCTGTGCTCTTCGGCCAGGCCCCAGGCGTAGTGCGGGTGCGCCGCTCGCCGCTCACCTACGGTGTGGGCGTGCTCAATCGCTTTGTGGATGGGCGCCACCCTCCTGACAAGTTGTTAGTGCGCGACGGTCGCCGCTGGTGCACCGATGTCTTCGAGCGCTTCGTTGCGGCAGAGCAGTCGGTGGCCCTTGGCGAGGAGGTGCGGCGTAGTTATTGTCCAGCGCGCCCTGGCCAACGGCGCGTGCTCATCAATCTGTACTGCTGCGCCGCCGAGGACGCACGCTTCATCACAGACCCCGGCGTGCGCAAATGCGGCGCGCTCAGCCTCGAGCTCGAGCCGGCCAACGGCGACCGAGATAGCACCGGCGCAGCCCCAGGCCGCCGCGAGATCCGCGCTGCCATGCAGTTTGGCGACACCGAGATTAAGGTCACTGCTGTGGACGTCAGCACCAATCGTTCCGTGCGCGCCGCCATCGACTTTCTTTCCAACTGA